The uncultured Fibrobacter sp. genome has a window encoding:
- the cysE gene encoding serine O-acetyltransferase, producing the protein MNIEEIEQAIRIEAEKLVHDEPLSVLMLTEQVLNCKDFAAMLSVTLSCQLAGEVMDRAELEKMFDILYLKYPELLTCACKDLHATVLRDPACTSYLEPLLFFKGFQGLQAYRAAHALWLEGRSFPAKMIQSIVSRKFGMDFHPAAKIGHGLLIDHATNIVIGETAVVGNNVSFLHGVTLGGTGKETGDRHPKIGNGVMLGAHAQLLGNIHIGDGAKIGAGAVVVTDVPPHTTYAGVPAVEVGHPTDEMPSFNMQQDFTRDCE; encoded by the coding sequence ATGAATATCGAAGAGATAGAACAAGCGATCCGAATTGAAGCCGAAAAGTTGGTTCACGACGAACCGCTTTCGGTGCTGATGCTCACCGAGCAGGTCCTTAACTGCAAGGACTTTGCCGCCATGCTTTCGGTAACGCTTTCGTGTCAACTCGCCGGCGAAGTGATGGACCGTGCGGAACTCGAAAAGATGTTCGACATTCTTTACCTGAAATATCCTGAACTTCTGACCTGCGCATGTAAGGACTTGCACGCGACAGTCCTTCGCGACCCCGCTTGCACCAGCTACCTGGAGCCGCTCCTGTTCTTCAAGGGATTCCAGGGACTACAGGCCTACCGCGCAGCACACGCCCTGTGGCTAGAGGGGCGTTCTTTCCCGGCAAAGATGATCCAAAGCATCGTGAGCCGCAAGTTCGGAATGGACTTCCACCCGGCCGCAAAGATTGGCCACGGCCTCCTGATTGACCACGCCACCAACATCGTGATCGGCGAAACGGCCGTAGTCGGAAACAACGTGAGTTTCTTGCACGGCGTCACCCTCGGCGGTACCGGAAAGGAAACCGGCGACCGTCACCCGAAAATTGGCAATGGCGTGATGCTCGGTGCCCATGCGCAGCTGCTCGGCAACATTCATATTGGCGATGGCGCAAAGATTGGCGCGGGAGCCGTAGTGGTTACGGACGTTCCGCCGCATACCACTTACGCAGGCGTCCCCGCTGTCGAAGTCGGACACCCCACCGACGAAATGCCGAGCTTCAATATGCAGCAGGACTTTACGCGCGACTGTGAATAA
- the hpt gene encoding hypoxanthine phosphoribosyltransferase, with protein sequence MYKMSEKPLISEKRIRERVSTLAQEIVVAYDFDILLSALTGAYMFTADLCREIARVQGPAAIQKRIAFIKASSYGDSTESSGKLQVQGLERINLQGKKVLMIDDIADTGTTLLGLLDMLKNAGAKEVRTCVLLNKQERREVNVTADFVGFEIANEFVVGYGLDYANDYRMLPEIWTLQEAN encoded by the coding sequence ATGTACAAGATGTCCGAAAAGCCGCTGATTAGCGAAAAAAGAATCCGTGAGCGAGTCTCTACACTCGCCCAAGAAATCGTCGTTGCCTACGATTTCGACATCCTGCTTTCGGCCCTCACCGGGGCCTACATGTTCACCGCCGACCTGTGCCGCGAAATTGCAAGGGTTCAAGGTCCCGCAGCCATTCAGAAAAGAATCGCCTTTATCAAGGCGTCCAGCTACGGGGATTCCACCGAATCCAGCGGAAAGCTCCAGGTGCAGGGTCTCGAAAGAATCAACCTTCAGGGCAAAAAGGTCCTGATGATAGACGATATCGCCGACACCGGAACCACGCTTCTTGGACTTTTGGATATGCTCAAGAATGCCGGGGCCAAGGAAGTCCGTACCTGCGTCCTGTTGAACAAGCAGGAACGCCGTGAAGTCAACGTCACGGCGGACTTTGTCGGTTTTGAGATTGCAAACGAATTCGTAGTGGGCTACGGTCTCGACTATGCAAACGATTACCGTATGCTCCCCGAAATATGGACTCTACAGGAAGCAAACTAA